The Saccopteryx leptura isolate mSacLep1 chromosome 2, mSacLep1_pri_phased_curated, whole genome shotgun sequence genome has a window encoding:
- the PFN1 gene encoding profilin-1: MAGWNAYIDNLMADGTCQDAAIVGYKDSPSVWAAVPGKTFVNITPAEVGVLVGKDRSSFFVNGLTLGGQKCSVIRDSLLQDGEFTMDLRTKSTGGAPTFNITVTMTAKTLVLLMGKEGVHGGMINKKCYEMASHLRRSQY, translated from the exons ATGGCCGGGTGGAACGCCTATATCGACAACCTCATGGCGGACGGGACCTGTCAGGACGCGGCCATCGTGGGCTATAAGGATTCGCCCTCCGTCTGGGCCGCCGTGCCCGGGAAAACCTTCGTCAACATCACG CCAGCTGAGGTTGGTGTCCTGGTTGGCAAGGACCGGTCAAGTTTTTTTGTGAATGGGCTGACACTTGGGGGCCAGAAATGTTCTGTGATCCGGGACTCACTGCTGCAGGATGGGGAATTTACCATGGATCTTCGTACGAAGAGCACCGGGGGAGCCCCCACCTTCAACATCACTGTCACCATGACTGCCAAGA cGCTAGTCCTGCTGATGGGCAAAGAAGGTGTCCACGGTGGTATGATCAACAAGAAATGTTATGAAATGGCCTCTCACCTGCGGCGTTCCCAGTACTGA